In a genomic window of Desulfomonilia bacterium:
- a CDS encoding MBL fold metallo-hydrolase, which yields MQFKNITVTDFMTNCFIIWDEETKEGLVLDPGGDAGRILREIKNEGIKIVGIVITHAHIDHIGALGAIKEATGAEIMMHSSELPVLKFSSKMGSMFGVRIEQPPEPDRLLSEGDAINFGKYSLKVLDTPGHSPGGISLIASDGITCFSGDTLFAQSIGRTDLPGGDYETLISSIKTKILPLGDTVQVYPGHGPATTVATEKRFNPFLH from the coding sequence ATGCAATTTAAAAATATAACAGTAACCGATTTCATGACTAACTGTTTTATAATATGGGATGAAGAAACCAAAGAAGGTCTTGTACTCGACCCGGGCGGTGATGCGGGCAGGATACTCAGAGAAATTAAGAACGAAGGCATTAAAATTGTTGGCATTGTAATCACACATGCCCATATTGATCATATAGGTGCCCTGGGGGCAATAAAGGAGGCAACCGGCGCGGAAATCATGATGCACTCCTCTGAACTTCCAGTTTTGAAATTCTCTTCAAAGATGGGAAGCATGTTCGGTGTAAGGATTGAACAGCCGCCTGAGCCGGACCGCCTGCTTTCGGAAGGAGACGCAATCAATTTCGGAAAATACTCGCTTAAGGTACTTGATACGCCGGGACATTCGCCGGGTGGAATTTCTTTAATCGCATCCGACGGCATAACATGTTTTTCCGGTGATACCCTTTTTGCCCAGTCGATAGGAAGAACAGACCTCCCGGGCGGTGATTACGAAACACTTATAAGCTCGATTAAAACCAAAATCCTTCCACTCGGAGATACTGTGCAGGTATATCCCGGACATGGCCCGGCGACAACAGTCGCCACAGAAAAAAGATTCAATCCTTTTCTTCACTAA